In Zingiber officinale cultivar Zhangliang chromosome 3B, Zo_v1.1, whole genome shotgun sequence, a single window of DNA contains:
- the LOC121967678 gene encoding ferric reduction oxidase 2-like isoform X1, translating to MALIKAMQLLATAVFLGWLVIWIMMPTVTYTKNWSPKLRAQTNSTYFGRQGTSILIYTFPILFIAVIGCIYLHLVKRIDNCRRSISDTVAWKRPVLVNWPLGIVSGVELTFCLMFLVLLIWFYSKYLTTNFSKLQPSEDGEELWKARLDAAAHRLALVGDLCCAFLFFPVTRGSSILLLLGLTSESSIRYHVWLGHITMAVFSTHGVCYVIYWAVTNQMDEMLKWANADVANVAGEIALLAGVIMWATTVPRIRRKIFELFFYTHQLYMVFLFFYLMHVGISHFCFILPGVYLFMVDRYLRFLQSRNRARLVSARLLPSEAIELNFAKSPELTYEPLSTVFINVPSVSSLQWHPFTVTSSSNLEPERLSVIIKKEGTWTQNLHRALAKPLVHDCLHVKVEGPYGPLSKNFLRYDSLILVSGGSGITPFVSIIRKLVHQRTTLNRPTPVVLLICAFKTSADLMMLDLLLPISGNVSFSRLDLQIEAYVTREISKSPSDDAQNIIRTISFKPLQSDTPLAPLLGPNGWLWLAAIVASSFVAFLLLIAILQRFYIYPIDQNTNEIYSYAAKSSLNLLFMCICIMATASMAVVRNKKGNSKEAKQIQNVDMPTPVISPSSWFYNADRELESLSQESLVKATKVHFGGRPPLKKMLLEYDGSNVGVMTSGPRGMRHEVAAICSSGLADNLHFESISFSW from the exons ATGGCCTTGATCAAGGCAATGCAGCTGCTTGCTACTGCTGTGTTCCTCGGCTGGCTCGTGATATGGATCATGATGCCTACTGTTACGTACACAAAAAATTGGTCGCCGAAGCTCCGGGCACAGACTAACTCCACGTACTTTGGACGGCAAG GTACCAGCATTTTGATCTACACATTTCCCATCCTGTTCATTGCAGTGATTGGTTGCATTTATCTCCATCTCGTGAAGAGAATCGACAATTGTCGGAG ATCAATTAGTGATACGGTGGCATGGAAGAGGCCTGTGCTTGTGAATTGGCCGCTGGGAATCGTTTCTGGCGTAGAGTTAACCTTCTGCTTGATGTTTTTGGTGCTCCTCATCTGGTTCTACTCCAAGTACCTGACTACAAACTTCTCCAAACTACAACCTTCCGAGGATGGGGAGGAATT ATGGAAAGCGAGACTGGACGCTGCGGCTCACCGCTTGGCGTTGGTTGGGGACCTTTGTTGCGCCTTTCTCTTCTTCCCCGTCACGCGTGGATCGTCGATCTTGCTGCTTCTCGGGCTCACTTCTGAATCCAGTATCAGATACCACGTTTGGCTGGGACATATCACCATGGCTGTCTTCTCGACGCATGGCGTTTGTTACGTAATTTACTGGGCGGTCACCAACCAAATGGATGAG ATGCTGAAATGGGCCAACGCCGACGTCGCCAATGTGGCTGGAGAAATAGCTCTGCTCGCCGGAGTAATTATGTGGGCGACAACAGTGCCGCGAATAAGACGCAAGATTTTCGAGCTCTTCTTCTACACGCATCAGCTCTACAtggtcttcctcttcttctacctGATGCACGTCGGCATCTCTCACTTCTGTTTTATCCTTCCTGGCGTTTACCTTTTCATGGTCGATCGTTACTTGCGATTCCTGCAATCAAGAAACAGAGCGAGGCTAGTGTCGGCTCGCCTTTTGCCATCGGAGGCGATCGAGCTAAACTTCGCCAAATCCCCAG AACTTACTTACGAGCCACTGAGCACCGTTTTCATCAACGTCCCAAGCGTTTCATCACTCCAGTGGCATCCATTCACGGTGACCTCTAGCAGCAACTTGGAACCCGAGAGACTGTCTGTGATCATCAAGAAAGAAGGAACCTGGACACAAAATCTCCACAGGGCATTGGCTAAGCCCCTTGTTCACGATTGTCTCCATGTTAAAGTCGAGGGGCCCTATGGTCCTCTGTCAAAGAACTTCCTGAG GTACGATTCCTTAATTCTAGTGAGCGGCGGCAGTGGAATCACACCTTTTGTCTCAATTATTCGCAAACTGGTACACCAAAGAACCACTCTCAACAGACCCACCCCTGTCGTCCTCCTCATCTGTGCATTCAAGACCTCAGCCGATCTCATGATGCTCGATCTCCTCCTCCCCATATCTGGGAATGTTTCGTTTTCTCGCTTGGACCTTCAAATCGAAGCCTACGTAACTAGAGAGATATCGAAATCACCTTCCGACGATGCGCAAAACATCATCCGAACTATTTCGTTCAAGCCTCTCCAATCCGACACTCCCCTTGCTCCACTTCTTGGTCCCAACGGCTGGCTCTGGTTGGCTGCGATAGTGGCGTCCTCATTTGTGGCATTCCTCCTGCTCATTGCTATTCTCCAACGTTTCTACATATACCCAATTGACCAGAACACGAACGAAATCTACTCTTACGCTGCAAAGTCGTCATTAAATTTGCTCTTCATGTGTATTTGCATAATGGCCACAGCGAGCATGGCGGTTGTAAGGAACAAGAAAGGGAACTCCAAGGAAGCGAAACAGATTCAAAATGTTGATATGCCGACACCAGTAATTTCTCCCAGTTCCTGGTTCTATAATGCAGATAGGGAGTTGGAGAGCCTTTCGCAGGAGTCCCTTGTGAAGGCCACTAAAGTGCATTTTGGAGGAAGACCACCACTCAAAA AGATGCTTTTGGAGTACGATGGATCGAATGTTGGGGTCATGACAAGCGGTCCTCGTGGCATGCGCCATGAAGTAGCAGCCATTTGTTCTTCCGGTCTTGCAGACAACCTGCATTTTGAATCCATTAGCTTCAGCTGGTGA
- the LOC121967677 gene encoding transcription factor bHLH57-like — MEQLRGPIHDPLLEREVLGSECLEPDLFEMMRYGSRFCHRTPFLQLLMQSGGEETTEAEHPSFFPQETNFQFLRRLQSQTYLREAAFESSRAAEQLESCITHASESDARPASGVVVVVSGGGVHHNRTPAAVALAAGSSERRKRKRPRSASASKSAVEAESQRITHIGVERNRRRLMNDYLATLRSLMPPSYVQRGDQASIIGGAIEFVKQLEQHLVSLQAQKRQRAPNDDDVVTCAVAGAFHDSFFVSPQYRNYSEGEEEGIGVDVEATLIQGHVSLKVAGRWRKGQLVSAIAAMEELHLSVLHLNITSLDPCSVLYSLNLKMEEECQLLTADEIATAVHRIFGYINAC, encoded by the exons ATGGAGCAGCTCCGAGGACCCATTCATGACCCACTT TTGGAGAGGGAAGTATTGGGCTCAGAGTGCTTGGAGCCTGACTTATTTGAGATGATGAGATATGGGAGCCGGTTCTGTCATCGAACACCTTTCCTGCAACTTCTCATGCAATCCGGCGGAGAGGAGACCACTGAAGCAGAGCACCCAAGTTTCTTCCCCCAAGAAACCAACTTCCAGTTTCTGCGACGACTACAGAGCCAAACCTACCTGCGAGAGGCGGCCTTTGAGTCCTCCCGCGCAGCGGAGCAACTCGAGAGCTGCATCACTCACGCCTCCGAGTCGGACGCGCGTCCAGCAAGTGGTGTCGTCGTCGTCGTCAGCGGAGGTGGCGTCCACCACAATCGGACCCCTGCCGCGGTGGCACTCGCGGCGGGATCGAGCGAGCGGAGGAAGCGGAAGAGGCCACGATCGGCGTCGGCGTCGAAGAGCGCTGTGGAGGCGGAGAGCCAGCGGATTACCCACATTGGCGTGGAGCGCAACCGCCGCCGCCTTATGAATGACTACCTCGCCACTCTCCGCTCCCTCATGCCACCCTCCTACGTCCAACGC GGCGACCAAGCGTCCATCATCGGCGGTGCGATTGAGTTCGTCAAGCAGCTAGAGCAGCACCTCGTCTCCCTCCAAGCACAGAAGCGGCAGCGGGCACCCAATGACGACGACGTTGTCACCTGCGCAGTCGCGGGCGCGTTCCACGACAGCTTCTTCGTGTCGCCGCAATACAGGAACTACTCTGAGGGCGAGGAGGAGGGCATAGGGGTGGACGTGGAGGCGACGCTGATCCAAGGGCACGTGAGCCTCAAGGTAGCCGGGCGGTGGCGGAAAGGTCAACTAGTGAGCGCCATCGCGGCCATGGAGGAACTGCACCTCTCTGTGCTCCACCTCAACATCACTTCACTCGACCCCTGCTCCGTCCTCTACTCTCTCAACCTCAAG ATGGAGGAAGAGTGCCAATTGCTAACAGCGGATGAGATTGCGACGGCGGTGCACCGGATCTTTGGCTACATCAACGCCTGCTGA
- the LOC121967678 gene encoding ferric reduction oxidase 2-like isoform X2: MALIKAMQLLATAVFLGWLVIWIMMPTVTYTKNWSPKLRAQTNSTYFGRQGTSILIYTFPILFIAVIGCIYLHLVKRIDNCRSDTVAWKRPVLVNWPLGIVSGVELTFCLMFLVLLIWFYSKYLTTNFSKLQPSEDGEELWKARLDAAAHRLALVGDLCCAFLFFPVTRGSSILLLLGLTSESSIRYHVWLGHITMAVFSTHGVCYVIYWAVTNQMDEMLKWANADVANVAGEIALLAGVIMWATTVPRIRRKIFELFFYTHQLYMVFLFFYLMHVGISHFCFILPGVYLFMVDRYLRFLQSRNRARLVSARLLPSEAIELNFAKSPELTYEPLSTVFINVPSVSSLQWHPFTVTSSSNLEPERLSVIIKKEGTWTQNLHRALAKPLVHDCLHVKVEGPYGPLSKNFLRYDSLILVSGGSGITPFVSIIRKLVHQRTTLNRPTPVVLLICAFKTSADLMMLDLLLPISGNVSFSRLDLQIEAYVTREISKSPSDDAQNIIRTISFKPLQSDTPLAPLLGPNGWLWLAAIVASSFVAFLLLIAILQRFYIYPIDQNTNEIYSYAAKSSLNLLFMCICIMATASMAVVRNKKGNSKEAKQIQNVDMPTPVISPSSWFYNADRELESLSQESLVKATKVHFGGRPPLKKMLLEYDGSNVGVMTSGPRGMRHEVAAICSSGLADNLHFESISFSW; encoded by the exons ATGGCCTTGATCAAGGCAATGCAGCTGCTTGCTACTGCTGTGTTCCTCGGCTGGCTCGTGATATGGATCATGATGCCTACTGTTACGTACACAAAAAATTGGTCGCCGAAGCTCCGGGCACAGACTAACTCCACGTACTTTGGACGGCAAG GTACCAGCATTTTGATCTACACATTTCCCATCCTGTTCATTGCAGTGATTGGTTGCATTTATCTCCATCTCGTGAAGAGAATCGACAATTGTCGGAG TGATACGGTGGCATGGAAGAGGCCTGTGCTTGTGAATTGGCCGCTGGGAATCGTTTCTGGCGTAGAGTTAACCTTCTGCTTGATGTTTTTGGTGCTCCTCATCTGGTTCTACTCCAAGTACCTGACTACAAACTTCTCCAAACTACAACCTTCCGAGGATGGGGAGGAATT ATGGAAAGCGAGACTGGACGCTGCGGCTCACCGCTTGGCGTTGGTTGGGGACCTTTGTTGCGCCTTTCTCTTCTTCCCCGTCACGCGTGGATCGTCGATCTTGCTGCTTCTCGGGCTCACTTCTGAATCCAGTATCAGATACCACGTTTGGCTGGGACATATCACCATGGCTGTCTTCTCGACGCATGGCGTTTGTTACGTAATTTACTGGGCGGTCACCAACCAAATGGATGAG ATGCTGAAATGGGCCAACGCCGACGTCGCCAATGTGGCTGGAGAAATAGCTCTGCTCGCCGGAGTAATTATGTGGGCGACAACAGTGCCGCGAATAAGACGCAAGATTTTCGAGCTCTTCTTCTACACGCATCAGCTCTACAtggtcttcctcttcttctacctGATGCACGTCGGCATCTCTCACTTCTGTTTTATCCTTCCTGGCGTTTACCTTTTCATGGTCGATCGTTACTTGCGATTCCTGCAATCAAGAAACAGAGCGAGGCTAGTGTCGGCTCGCCTTTTGCCATCGGAGGCGATCGAGCTAAACTTCGCCAAATCCCCAG AACTTACTTACGAGCCACTGAGCACCGTTTTCATCAACGTCCCAAGCGTTTCATCACTCCAGTGGCATCCATTCACGGTGACCTCTAGCAGCAACTTGGAACCCGAGAGACTGTCTGTGATCATCAAGAAAGAAGGAACCTGGACACAAAATCTCCACAGGGCATTGGCTAAGCCCCTTGTTCACGATTGTCTCCATGTTAAAGTCGAGGGGCCCTATGGTCCTCTGTCAAAGAACTTCCTGAG GTACGATTCCTTAATTCTAGTGAGCGGCGGCAGTGGAATCACACCTTTTGTCTCAATTATTCGCAAACTGGTACACCAAAGAACCACTCTCAACAGACCCACCCCTGTCGTCCTCCTCATCTGTGCATTCAAGACCTCAGCCGATCTCATGATGCTCGATCTCCTCCTCCCCATATCTGGGAATGTTTCGTTTTCTCGCTTGGACCTTCAAATCGAAGCCTACGTAACTAGAGAGATATCGAAATCACCTTCCGACGATGCGCAAAACATCATCCGAACTATTTCGTTCAAGCCTCTCCAATCCGACACTCCCCTTGCTCCACTTCTTGGTCCCAACGGCTGGCTCTGGTTGGCTGCGATAGTGGCGTCCTCATTTGTGGCATTCCTCCTGCTCATTGCTATTCTCCAACGTTTCTACATATACCCAATTGACCAGAACACGAACGAAATCTACTCTTACGCTGCAAAGTCGTCATTAAATTTGCTCTTCATGTGTATTTGCATAATGGCCACAGCGAGCATGGCGGTTGTAAGGAACAAGAAAGGGAACTCCAAGGAAGCGAAACAGATTCAAAATGTTGATATGCCGACACCAGTAATTTCTCCCAGTTCCTGGTTCTATAATGCAGATAGGGAGTTGGAGAGCCTTTCGCAGGAGTCCCTTGTGAAGGCCACTAAAGTGCATTTTGGAGGAAGACCACCACTCAAAA AGATGCTTTTGGAGTACGATGGATCGAATGTTGGGGTCATGACAAGCGGTCCTCGTGGCATGCGCCATGAAGTAGCAGCCATTTGTTCTTCCGGTCTTGCAGACAACCTGCATTTTGAATCCATTAGCTTCAGCTGGTGA